One genomic region from Nostoc sphaeroides encodes:
- a CDS encoding acetate--CoA ligase family protein, with protein MVLQKSSDLVRINARRTDVFDIFNFKHYIGPNPYLDIGALVFDFALVESRKPLPIEDYIARIGDRYPNLGSQSYESYAHLFAQVVSEVGKLDMDLHLNRWSVKPYPDLVRISVQSLHERTTREVAYFVWDWFEAITQDEDFTFDEQLVRLQNKFRASVYGGPTVYALLRTAYEKGIPAFYLWEEGLMQYGLGKKHVRGIATTFNCDSHLDSEFTTRKDDCKAFLNTLGFPVPEGDIVFTEKEALAAARRIGYPVAVKPVVGHKGIGVTADVQDSKELAAAYNRALAAIPEDQLTRIIVEKSISGSDFRLLCVNGRFVAATERRPASVIGDGYLTLAELIRLENRKPARLDTPTSPMSKIQIDEAMELYLEEQRLSLDSVIEKGRTVYLRKVANLSAGGMSIDATHTVHDDNIILAQDIAQHFQLTCLGIDVMTKSLSESWKSSNFAILEINAAPGVLMHLKPSEGESVDVPSYILETFFESGTDSRIPIITFNKISVEELQATIDHILLQNPNWTIGAVCRDGVFVNRSKKVLSKDYNSNVQTLLRHPKLDLLIAEYAEEILDEEGMFYPSSNMVVLDNPTETEMILVRDVFDGSTVVIRKGNDISIRRKGLIEDYTLGEDEPFTRVYLKETGAIL; from the coding sequence ATGGTTCTACAAAAAAGCAGTGATTTAGTCCGCATTAATGCTAGAAGAACGGATGTATTCGATATTTTCAACTTCAAGCATTATATTGGCCCCAACCCCTATTTAGATATAGGGGCACTAGTATTTGACTTTGCTCTAGTTGAGTCTAGAAAGCCTTTGCCCATTGAAGATTATATTGCAAGGATTGGCGATCGCTATCCAAATCTGGGCAGCCAAAGCTACGAATCTTATGCTCATCTATTTGCCCAAGTTGTCTCCGAAGTCGGAAAACTGGACATGGATTTACACCTTAACCGTTGGAGCGTCAAGCCATATCCAGATTTAGTGCGGATTAGCGTCCAATCACTACATGAACGCACAACTAGAGAGGTAGCTTATTTTGTTTGGGATTGGTTTGAAGCTATTACCCAAGACGAAGACTTTACCTTTGATGAACAATTGGTGAGGCTGCAAAATAAATTCCGCGCCTCTGTCTATGGTGGCCCCACAGTTTACGCCCTATTGCGAACAGCCTACGAAAAAGGTATTCCCGCCTTTTATTTGTGGGAAGAAGGATTAATGCAATACGGCTTGGGAAAAAAACATGTCCGGGGGATAGCAACAACATTTAACTGTGATAGCCATCTAGATTCGGAGTTTACCACCCGCAAAGATGACTGCAAAGCATTTTTGAATACGTTGGGTTTTCCAGTGCCTGAAGGCGATATCGTCTTTACTGAAAAGGAAGCCTTAGCGGCAGCAAGACGAATTGGCTACCCAGTAGCAGTTAAGCCAGTGGTAGGACATAAAGGAATTGGCGTTACGGCTGACGTGCAGGACTCAAAAGAACTTGCTGCTGCTTATAATAGGGCACTGGCAGCGATTCCCGAAGATCAGCTAACTCGGATAATTGTTGAGAAAAGTATTTCCGGATCAGATTTTCGTTTGTTGTGTGTCAATGGCAGATTTGTCGCCGCCACAGAACGCCGTCCAGCATCGGTTATTGGTGATGGCTATTTAACGCTTGCAGAATTAATCCGCCTAGAGAACCGGAAACCTGCACGTTTAGATACGCCTACCTCGCCGATGAGTAAAATTCAAATCGATGAAGCGATGGAACTCTACCTAGAGGAACAGCGCTTATCATTGGACAGCGTTATTGAGAAGGGGCGCACTGTTTACCTCCGTAAAGTCGCTAATCTTTCGGCTGGGGGTATGAGCATCGATGCAACGCACACGGTTCATGATGACAATATTATCTTGGCGCAAGATATTGCCCAACACTTCCAGTTGACTTGCCTTGGTATTGATGTCATGACCAAAAGTCTCTCAGAATCTTGGAAGTCTAGTAACTTTGCCATCTTGGAAATCAATGCTGCACCAGGTGTTTTAATGCATCTTAAACCTTCTGAAGGTGAAAGCGTTGATGTGCCTTCTTATATCTTAGAAACCTTTTTTGAGTCGGGTACAGATTCTCGGATACCGATTATTACCTTTAATAAAATCTCAGTTGAAGAACTGCAAGCAACAATTGACCATATCCTTTTGCAAAATCCCAACTGGACAATAGGCGCTGTTTGTCGTGATGGAGTTTTTGTAAATCGCTCCAAAAAAGTATTAAGTAAAGATTACAATAGCAACGTCCAAACTTTGCTGCGTCATCCAAAACTTGATTTGCTGATTGCCGAGTATGCGGAAGAGATTCTAGATGAAGAGGGAATGTTTTACCCCAGTAGTAATATGGTAGTTTTGGATAATCCCACTGAAACCGAGATGATCCTAGTGCGGGATGTATTCGATGGTTCTACTGTGGTGATTAGAAAAGGCAACGATATTTCTATTCGTCGCAAAGGGTTGATTGAAGATTATACTTTGGGTGAAGATGAACCATTTACGCGGGTTTATTTGAAAGAGACTGGAGCAATTTTGTAG
- a CDS encoding cyanophycinase produces the protein MVQSNAKRQLVIIGGAEDKEGDSQILRDFVRRAGGTKAYIVIMTAATELPREVGENYIRVFERLGAENARIIDTETREDASSSTALEAINKATGIFFTGGDQARITSILKDTEIDRAIHQRFSEGVVVAGTSAGAAVMPDVMIVEGDSETHPRIETVEMGPGLGFLPGVVIDQHFSQRGRLGRLISALILQPAVLGFGIDENTAMVVTDNQIEIIGEGAVTIVDESEATYNNMDEILKDESLAICGAKLHILPHGFKFDLKTRQPILNNGSVSNVSVAVA, from the coding sequence ATGGTACAAAGTAATGCCAAACGGCAACTGGTAATTATTGGAGGAGCTGAAGACAAGGAAGGAGATTCCCAAATTCTACGGGACTTTGTGCGACGGGCTGGCGGTACAAAGGCGTATATTGTCATTATGACGGCGGCGACAGAATTACCTAGAGAAGTGGGAGAAAATTATATTAGAGTATTTGAGCGACTGGGAGCCGAAAATGCTCGCATTATTGATACAGAAACCCGCGAAGATGCATCTTCATCTACCGCATTGGAAGCAATTAATAAAGCAACTGGGATATTTTTTACTGGGGGAGATCAAGCTCGCATCACCAGCATTCTCAAGGACACCGAAATAGATAGGGCGATTCATCAACGGTTCTCTGAAGGTGTAGTTGTTGCAGGCACAAGCGCGGGAGCCGCCGTGATGCCAGACGTAATGATTGTGGAAGGCGACTCAGAAACACATCCTCGGATTGAAACTGTTGAAATGGGCCCCGGTCTTGGTTTTCTCCCAGGAGTGGTAATTGACCAGCATTTTTCCCAGCGCGGACGCTTGGGACGTTTAATTTCAGCTTTGATACTACAGCCTGCTGTTTTGGGATTCGGTATTGACGAGAATACCGCTATGGTAGTGACAGATAACCAAATTGAAATTATTGGTGAAGGTGCGGTTACGATTGTTGATGAATCAGAGGCTACATACAACAATATGGACGAAATTTTGAAGGATGAGTCTTTGGCGATTTGCGGAGCAAAGCTTCATATTTTGCCACATGGCTTCAAATTTGATTTGAAAACCCGTCAGCCTATCCTAAATAATGGCTCTGTGTCAAATGTCTCTGTAGCTGTTGCTTGA
- a CDS encoding NADAR family protein yields the protein MTIYFYSTREEYGCFSNFSPHGFELDGLYWSTSEHYFQAQKFVGTPHVEQIRLVKTPKDAAKMGRERTRPLRQDWEQVKDDIMRQAVLSKFQTHKDIRDILLSTGNAEIVENSPIDFYWGCGTDGSGKNMLGKILMEVREILHHTYSADVDNRTVK from the coding sequence ATGACAATCTATTTTTATAGCACTCGTGAAGAATATGGCTGTTTCTCTAACTTTTCGCCGCACGGCTTTGAATTAGATGGATTATATTGGTCAACTAGTGAACACTACTTTCAAGCGCAAAAGTTTGTGGGTACACCTCATGTAGAACAAATTCGTCTAGTTAAAACACCTAAAGATGCGGCAAAAATGGGGCGTGAGAGAACCCGTCCTTTACGTCAAGATTGGGAACAAGTTAAAGACGACATCATGCGGCAAGCTGTGCTATCTAAATTTCAAACTCATAAAGATATCAGGGATATCTTACTTTCCACAGGCAATGCAGAAATTGTTGAAAACTCGCCCATAGATTTTTACTGGGGTTGTGGAACCGATGGTAGTGGTAAAAATATGCTAGGAAAAATTTTAATGGAGGTGCGAGAGATCCTGCACCATACATACAGCGCAGATGTTGATAATAGAACTGTTAAATAA
- a CDS encoding phosphoribosyltransferase → MSHTPLFADRTHAGEELARVIHDVLTQQTIDSGVKPVPIVYALPRGGVPVAAPIARLLDCPLTIVVAKKISHPENPELAIGAVTTFGNVLWTDQKLFRPKHDARWREVALNKAINLAKSLEALLIPACPQVNAENATLILVDDGIATGMTIAVAATALKTLSPAAVWLCTPVAPQTLLPWLEQWGDRTIVLKTPEPFWSVSNFYAQFPQVDTLEVLAYLQHQKIMGEIDLFE, encoded by the coding sequence ATGTCACATACCCCGCTTTTCGCCGATCGCACCCATGCGGGTGAGGAATTGGCGCGAGTGATTCATGATGTTTTAACTCAGCAAACTATTGATTCTGGGGTAAAGCCTGTACCAATTGTTTATGCTTTGCCAAGAGGGGGTGTACCAGTAGCAGCACCAATAGCACGTCTTTTGGATTGTCCCTTGACAATCGTCGTAGCAAAAAAGATTAGCCATCCAGAAAACCCAGAGTTAGCAATTGGTGCAGTGACTACTTTTGGAAATGTTCTTTGGACTGATCAAAAGCTATTTCGCCCTAAACATGATGCGCGGTGGCGGGAAGTAGCTTTAAATAAAGCGATAAACCTGGCTAAGTCTCTTGAGGCTCTATTAATTCCTGCTTGTCCACAGGTGAATGCAGAGAATGCTACGCTGATCTTAGTTGATGATGGTATTGCTACAGGTATGACAATAGCGGTAGCGGCAACTGCTCTCAAAACGCTTTCTCCAGCAGCAGTTTGGCTGTGTACTCCAGTAGCGCCACAAACATTGCTACCTTGGTTAGAACAGTGGGGCGATCGCACAATTGTTTTGAAAACACCAGAACCCTTTTGGAGTGTAAGTAATTTTTATGCTCAATTTCCCCAAGTAGATACATTAGAAGTTCTCGCATATCTCCAGCACCAAAAGATAATGGGAGAAATTGACCTATTTGAGTAA
- a CDS encoding uracil-DNA glycosylase, with the protein MSSETQLSLFDDSTLNQRELIPTDAKIAIAPGTYSDITELTQHCDRCHRCPLGDTRTHAVVGRGNLKAPIMVIGEAPGQNEDETGLPFVGRSGQLLEKILASVNLTTEHDVYIANINKCRPPDNRVPTPTEVAACLPYLLEQIRLVDPKIILLTGATAVKGITGDKRGITKIRGQWLEWEGRLCMPIFHPSYLLRNPSKERGAPKWLMWQDIQAVRAKLDEIQNNN; encoded by the coding sequence ATGAGCAGCGAAACCCAACTCAGCCTCTTCGACGACTCAACCCTTAACCAACGAGAACTGATTCCCACAGACGCTAAAATTGCGATCGCTCCGGGAACTTATTCTGACATAACGGAGTTGACACAGCATTGCGATCGCTGCCACCGTTGTCCATTGGGAGACACTCGAACTCATGCTGTCGTCGGACGCGGTAATCTCAAAGCCCCAATTATGGTTATAGGGGAAGCGCCTGGTCAAAATGAGGACGAAACCGGCTTACCATTTGTAGGCAGATCAGGGCAGTTGCTGGAGAAAATTCTGGCATCCGTGAATCTGACTACTGAGCATGATGTATATATTGCCAATATCAATAAATGTCGTCCCCCAGATAATAGAGTTCCTACACCAACAGAAGTGGCGGCTTGTTTACCCTACTTACTAGAACAAATTCGCCTAGTTGACCCCAAAATAATCCTGTTAACAGGTGCAACTGCTGTCAAAGGCATCACAGGTGATAAGCGCGGGATTACGAAAATTCGCGGACAGTGGCTGGAGTGGGAAGGGCGTTTATGTATGCCAATTTTTCATCCTTCCTACTTGCTGCGTAATCCTTCTAAAGAAAGAGGTGCGCCGAAATGGTTGATGTGGCAGGATATCCAGGCAGTGCGTGCCAAGTTAGACGAAATCCAAAATAATAACTAA
- a CDS encoding NINE protein: MGIHKFILGYTKEGVIMLLITLFTAGYGAILFS, from the coding sequence TTGGGTATTCATAAGTTTATCCTGGGCTACACCAAAGAAGGCGTTATCATGCTTCTTATAACCCTGTTTACTGCTGGTTATGGTGCAATACTGTTCAGTTAA
- a CDS encoding CopG family ribbon-helix-helix protein: MKTAISLPDSVFEEAEALARELGVSRSELYTKALKAYLRKYNRNQMLNQLNTVYSEEPSELDPVLAKLQFMSLPREDW; this comes from the coding sequence ATGAAAACTGCAATTTCGCTTCCAGATTCAGTTTTTGAAGAGGCAGAAGCACTAGCTAGAGAGTTAGGGGTATCTCGTAGTGAACTTTACACCAAAGCTTTGAAAGCATATTTGCGGAAGTACAACCGGAATCAAATGTTGAACCAACTGAATACAGTTTATTCTGAAGAGCCATCTGAACTAGATCCAGTATTGGCAAAGTTACAATTTATGTCCTTGCCCCGTGAGGATTGGTAG
- a CDS encoding type II toxin-antitoxin system PemK/MazF family toxin, translating to MYRGEIWWANLPEPLGSEPGYRRPILIVQDDVFTQSRISTVIVVIITSNTQLAQAPGNVLLPHEATGLPRDSVANVSQIFTVDKTFLVERVGSLPEHLQEEIDEGLRTILYL from the coding sequence GTGTATCGCGGAGAAATTTGGTGGGCAAATTTACCTGAACCACTCGGTTCAGAACCAGGGTATCGTCGCCCTATTTTGATTGTTCAAGATGATGTTTTTACTCAAAGTCGTATCAGCACCGTAATCGTCGTAATCATTACCTCTAACACTCAGTTAGCACAAGCACCAGGCAATGTATTGTTACCGCATGAAGCTACAGGTTTACCCAGAGATTCTGTAGCTAATGTGTCTCAAATTTTTACTGTTGACAAAACGTTTTTAGTAGAGCGCGTTGGTTCATTACCAGAACATCTACAAGAAGAAATAGACGAAGGACTGCGAACAATTTTGTACCTCTAA
- a CDS encoding DUF4058 family protein codes for MAYPFPGMNPYLEHPELWPGVHGRLIVAIADYLSPQLRPKYFVAIEERIYQTTGDDKLLVGIPDVIVQKSQTAINPKIPNIAVATPVVQPKTVTVPIPEIVKERYLEVRKVGTKEVVTVIEILSPKNKRLGEGRNAYETKRQRVLGSSTHLVEIDLLRVGEPMLVFGYGTQNDYRILVSRAENRPQSDLYAFDLQDIIPSFLLPLRTGDSEPLVDLQSLLAGIYDRASYDLVIDYSKEAVPALLEADAAWANTLLREKDLR; via the coding sequence ATGGCTTATCCATTTCCAGGAATGAACCCCTATTTAGAACATCCTGAATTATGGCCAGGAGTACATGGGAGACTAATAGTAGCGATCGCAGATTACCTTTCTCCTCAACTACGTCCTAAATATTTTGTCGCTATTGAAGAACGAATTTATCAAACCACTGGTGATGATAAACTCTTAGTTGGTATTCCTGATGTAATAGTACAAAAGTCGCAGACAGCAATAAATCCTAAAATACCGAATATAGCTGTAGCTACACCTGTCGTTCAACCTAAAACAGTTACAGTTCCTATACCTGAGATAGTAAAAGAGAGATATTTAGAAGTGCGAAAGGTAGGAACAAAAGAAGTAGTGACAGTGATTGAAATTCTCTCTCCAAAAAATAAACGTTTAGGAGAAGGACGCAACGCATACGAAACTAAGCGACAGCGAGTGTTAGGAAGTTCAACACATTTGGTAGAAATTGATTTATTGCGTGTTGGGGAACCAATGTTAGTTTTTGGGTATGGTACGCAAAATGATTATCGTATTTTAGTTAGTCGAGCAGAAAATCGTCCCCAATCTGATTTATATGCCTTTGATTTGCAAGATATAATTCCTTCATTTCTCTTGCCTTTACGAACGGGTGATAGTGAACCGTTGGTGGATTTGCAGAGTTTATTAGCTGGGATTTATGACCGCGCAAGTTATGATTTGGTAATAGATTACAGCAAAGAGGCAGTACCAGCTTTATTAGAAGCAGATGCTGCTTGGGCTAATACACTGTTACGGGAGAAGGATTTACGGTGA